The following DNA comes from Oxobacter pfennigii.
AACAACGCCAGTCTTTCACAAGTCAGAGAGATAAATACTCTTAAAGATGATGTTATGAATGATGCCAGGATTATGAGGGACCAGATTGAACAGCTGGTAGAGACGGCGGAAAGGGTTAATGAAATAGTAAATGCAGTAAAATCCATAGCTGACCAGACCAATCTTTTGGCTTTGAACGCTTCCATTGAGGCTGCCAGAGCAGGAGAAAACGGCCGGGGATTTGCAGTAGTTGCCCAGGAAATCAGAAAGTTGGCGGATGATACAAAGAAGAGCTTGGAAGGAATGAACACCTTCATGAGCAATATTCACCAGGCAGCCGGAGAGGGCAAAAAGAGCATGGAAAGGACCATGAATTCCACTGAGGAAATGAGCCAGAAGCTAGATGTTGTAACTGATACTATAGAAGAAAATGTTAATATGTTAAAGACTACCATAGAAGATATCAAACTTATAAATAAATCAACAGAAAGCATTAAAATAGCTGCTGGGGAAATAAATGAGGCTATGGAATCCTCTACAATGGATGCAGAAAAGCTGAGTGCCATGACACAGATTATAAGTGCGGATGCTAATCAAAGCGCGGATTATGCAAAGCAAATCTCTCAAATAGACGATGAGATGTCCGATATGGTGAAAGATATGATGAATGCTCTTCAAGGGAGCAAAAATGCGATAACTAACCAAGAATTAATTCAAAATCTTAAAAATGCAAAGGATGCCCATGTAGCATGGGTAAAGAACCTCAAGAGGATTGTCGATGAAATGAGAGTATATCCTATACAGATTAACGGCACAAAATGTGCTTTCGGACATTTTTACCATTCGCTTAATGTTACCCATCCTTCAATTGAAGCCGACTGGAAGGCAATTGATGAAATTCACGACAAGCTTCATGAATTAGGCGGCAATGCTATAGAAGCCGTGAATGCCAAAAATTCATCTCAGGCACAGCAGGATTATTTAGAAGCACAGGAATTATCAAAAAATGTTATAATGTATCTTGATAAAATAATCGCCGAGGCGGAAACCCAAACCCAAAAGGGAGTTAGTTTATTGGGTAAGTAAGTTAACCAAAAGCTTTTGATATGCTCCCCTTATGATAAACAGTTAAAATAAAAAACTGTTAACCATAAGAGGAGTATATTTTTATGGCTGATTGTTTTTTTTATGGGCTTCTATCATTTGATGCATTTTATGAACTATATAAGGCGCATCCAAAGGCTCAGCATTCATCTCGATAAAGCATATTTTTTTATTTTGATGCTGTTCTGTTTCTTCTAATGCTTCATCGAACTCCTTGTTTGTAGATACATTTTTAAAAAAGACATCACCTTTAAAGGCCTTTAAAAGGCCGGCATAATCCCATTCAGGTATATTGTTATATTGTGATTCCTGGGGTGTGTTTAAGTAAGCCTCAATAGTGTAGAAATTGTTATTCAGTAAAAAAACAATAATTTTGCAGCCGTATTGTACAATCGAGCTCATTGCCTGGACGGTAAATTGAAATGAGCCGTCTCCGGTAAACAAAAGTATACGCCGGTTTTTAGCTGCCAGGGCTGCTCCTAAAGCGGCAGGAGTGGCGTAACCTATGCTTCCCCAAGCCGGCTGGAATATAAATTGAACTCCTTTTGGCAGCCTTAACAAAGATAAACCAGGCGAAAAGGTTCCGGCGTCAGAAATCACTATATCATTTTCCTTTAAAAACTGCTGGAACTTGGGATAATAGTATTTTGCCGATATGTTTTCATACATGCCGACTTCAATTTCATCATAGGGAAAACTTGTGTCTTGAAGCACATCATATTTTTTATAAGCAATTTTAGCTATTTCGCTAAGCATATCGGCCATCAGAATATTTTCATATACCGCCATGCCTATTTTTGTAAATTCCGGCTGGATTTCTATTGTGACGGCCGGGTTTATGTTTGCCGTAAAAGAGCCTGTATTATTATCCGTCCACATAGTTCCTATTGCAAAAATCAAATCTGCACTTTCAATTATAGCTTTAGCATCCTGGTTTCCCAAGTCACCTGCATATAGGCCCACATAATTTTTATGGCTTTCATCAATGGAGCCCTTGCCCATCATCATAGTGGACACTGGCATATTCATTTTTTCAATTATCTCTATTATCTGAGCTTGCAAATTATGCCTTGCTACTAGGGCCCCGGAAAGAAGTACCGGCTTTTGTGAGGCATCCACCATTTGCTTTATTTTGTTGACGGCTTCATTAAGTGATTCTTTATTGCTGTGGTTTTGAGGCAAAGGAATGTTTCTTGGGACAGTTATTTGTTCAACGATGTCCAGGGCAAAAACCAGGTAAACTGGTTTTTTCATGTTTTTTGCAATTTCAATAGCCCTTGGTATTTCGATTTCCGCATTTTCGGCAGTGATTGCCGCCGTATATGCCGTGACACTTTCATAGATTTTACGAAAAACATCATAATTTCCGTCAAGCAGCGTATGGTGCATCAGCTTGTGCTCATTTTGCAGCATGGTTTTTGGAGCCCCGACTATGTGAATCACAGCCACCTGCTCCGAATATGAACCTGCCACAGCATTAATAGCACTAAGCTCTCCTACTCCAAAGGTAGTTATCAATGCACCCATGCCCTTTATTCTGCTGTAACCGTCAGCAGCATAGCCTGCATTTAATTCATTGCGGCAGTTTATAAATTTTATTGTTTCGTTTCTTTCCAGAATATCTAAAAGCGGGAAATTATAATCTCCCGGAACGCCGAAAATTTCCGTTATATCTTCATTGAACAAGCAATCAAACAAGTATTCTCCAACAGTCTTATCAGACAACTTTTTCGCCTTCCTTTAAGTCTATTTGATAAGATTATTCTAACCACAATGCCTTCAGGATATAACATATATATGTTTTCTATTTTTTGCTCACATACAGGATGTTGGCATAAATTTCGGCGATGACGTGGTAGAGGTGCTCGGGTATCTCCGAGTTTAAAGGAAGGCTGCAAAGAATTTCGGATGTGTGCTCATCCTTTACGGATGGTATGTTGTATTCTCTGGCAATCTCCATTATTTTTTCAGCTACATAGCCTCTGCCTGAAGCTACAACCGTGGGAATCATGTCATTTCCCGGCTGGTATTTCAAGGCAGCGGCAGTTTTTAATTTTCTCATATATTCCTCCTAAGCTGGCGACACGATTTGTGTCTCCTTTCATAAGTTAGTTGGGGCTGTCGCATTTGAAACAACGTAAATGAGTATTTGTAAGAGTTCTCTGCAAGTTCTTGGTGGCTCTGCCGCAGAAAATACTTAGAATTTTAGATTGTTTGAACGAAGTGAGTTATCAAAATTCTTGTATTTTCAAGGCAGGGAACCTTAGAACTTGCAGAACTCGAGCATAGCGAATGCAGTGTTTCAAATGCGACAGCCCCCGCCTTAATAAGTTGGTGACATTCCTTTAGGAGTGTCGCCTTTCATTAAACCTTTGCATCAATTGAAGAATAAGGCTTTGAATATTTAAAGGCTAAATCTAATAAGCTGATGCTCTTTTTAAGTTCATGTATGTTTACGGATGTTATCTGTATTCCAATTGAACTGAGCCTGTCTAAAAGAAGCTTTCTGCTCTCTTCAAAGAGAGTTACAAATTCCTTTTTGCAATATAAATCTATGAAGGTTTGCATTCCCTTGCTTGTGATGATGCCTTCAACAGCTCCCAAGTGAGGGTTGTCAACATATAGGCGAATGGTAATAAGGCCTTCCTTTTCCTCGCTGTGACTGTCCTTTTCTATCCAGATTTCACCTGGGTATAGCTGTCCTTCAAAAAAGAGGGGTATAGGTATATAAAAAAGAGGAAAAGGATGATTTATCTGTACTGACAGTCCTTTTATAATATCAGTCATTGCTCTTATGTACTGTTTTGAATTTGTGTCATCGGATTTAACTTCTCTTAAAAGTACTTCCAGCTGCTCCACTAAATTTCTTATATGCTTTGAATCAAAATCTCTAAGATAATCTATAAGCTTTTCAGGGGTGATGAAAATATTTTGCAGCCTTTGAAAAAATATCGGTTTTTCATTAACTTCATTTGTTTTACTGGATTCAAAGGTATAAATGAGGTTTTTCAATCCTCTTCCTACC
Coding sequences within:
- a CDS encoding alpha-keto acid decarboxylase family protein, with amino-acid sequence MSDKTVGEYLFDCLFNEDITEIFGVPGDYNFPLLDILERNETIKFINCRNELNAGYAADGYSRIKGMGALITTFGVGELSAINAVAGSYSEQVAVIHIVGAPKTMLQNEHKLMHHTLLDGNYDVFRKIYESVTAYTAAITAENAEIEIPRAIEIAKNMKKPVYLVFALDIVEQITVPRNIPLPQNHSNKESLNEAVNKIKQMVDASQKPVLLSGALVARHNLQAQIIEIIEKMNMPVSTMMMGKGSIDESHKNYVGLYAGDLGNQDAKAIIESADLIFAIGTMWTDNNTGSFTANINPAVTIEIQPEFTKIGMAVYENILMADMLSEIAKIAYKKYDVLQDTSFPYDEIEVGMYENISAKYYYPKFQQFLKENDIVISDAGTFSPGLSLLRLPKGVQFIFQPAWGSIGYATPAALGAALAAKNRRILLFTGDGSFQFTVQAMSSIVQYGCKIIVFLLNNNFYTIEAYLNTPQESQYNNIPEWDYAGLLKAFKGDVFFKNVSTNKEFDEALEETEQHQNKKICFIEMNAEPLDAPYIVHKMHQMIEAHKKNNQP
- a CDS encoding methyl-accepting chemotaxis protein, which encodes MFKKSKSPCNEALCIMDYVDKKLNGQDVQYPKVDYHIHVTMLNYFEKLLANEKQMSDVAKRMLGITASLSSFDINMSHIAYRLLDFTREMSTVSESNLAIVQQTTASMNQVNETIGSTSDTLEQLSSSSEVLVERNNASLSQVREINTLKDDVMNDARIMRDQIEQLVETAERVNEIVNAVKSIADQTNLLALNASIEAARAGENGRGFAVVAQEIRKLADDTKKSLEGMNTFMSNIHQAAGEGKKSMERTMNSTEEMSQKLDVVTDTIEENVNMLKTTIEDIKLINKSTESIKIAAGEINEAMESSTMDAEKLSAMTQIISADANQSADYAKQISQIDDEMSDMVKDMMNALQGSKNAITNQELIQNLKNAKDAHVAWVKNLKRIVDEMRVYPIQINGTKCAFGHFYHSLNVTHPSIEADWKAIDEIHDKLHELGGNAIEAVNAKNSSQAQQDYLEAQELSKNVIMYLDKIIAEAETQTQKGVSLLGK
- a CDS encoding EscU/YscU/HrcU family type III secretion system export apparatus switch protein is translated as MRKLKTAAALKYQPGNDMIPTVVASGRGYVAEKIMEIAREYNIPSVKDEHTSEILCSLPLNSEIPEHLYHVIAEIYANILYVSKK